In a single window of the Hypanus sabinus isolate sHypSab1 chromosome 15, sHypSab1.hap1, whole genome shotgun sequence genome:
- the LOC132405611 gene encoding liver-expressed antimicrobial peptide 2-like, translating into MDSQLLKIFAIFCIASTILSNQADCAAIGQMETVFYRVRRMTPLWRWTIQKPVGSTCRNNDDCITKYCRNSRCSVIAHRD; encoded by the exons ATGGATTCTCAACTTCTGAAAATCTTTGCAATTTTTTGCATAGCCTCTACTATCTTGAGCAACCAG GCGGACTGTGCTGCTATTGGACAAATGGAGACTGTGTTCTACCGGGTCCGAAGAATGACTCCACTCTGGAGATGGACCATCCAGAAACCAGTTGGATCCACATGTAGGAACAATGATGATTGCATCACAAAATACTGCAG GAACAGCCGCTGTTCTGTGATTGCTCATCGAGATTGA
- the LOC132405610 gene encoding cytochrome b-c1 complex subunit 8-like, producing the protein MGLHFGNLARVRHIITYTISPFEQRAFANYFIKGIPNTWRRFRGQVFRVVPPFVISYLIYTWGNREHELSLRKNPADYANDS; encoded by the exons ATGGGTCTCCACTTTGGAAATTTGGCCAGGGTGCGACACATCATCACCTACACCATATCTCCCTTTGAACAGAGGGCGTTTGCGAACTACTTTATCAAAGGCATCCCAAATACATGGAGGCGATTCAGAGGCCAGGTTTTCCGTGTTGTTCCTC catttgtgatcTCGTACCTCATTTACACTTGGGGCAACCGTGAACACGAATTGTCATTGAGAAAGAACCCAGCTGACTATGCCAATGACAGTTAA